One window from the genome of Gadus macrocephalus chromosome 7, ASM3116895v1 encodes:
- the LOC132462093 gene encoding myelin protein zero-like protein 2 encodes MCGIWLQVASLLGALVLSEVWGVEIHTSGEMEVANGTDVRLKCTFSSTHPVSPSSVTVSWNFRPLDRASREESVFHYQQEPYPPTEGRFKDRVLWSGDVSNSDASITLQAVPPSFNGTYTCQVRNPPDVHGVNGEIVLKVVNKVGLSEMALLAAIGGGACAVILLMVVVYVLVKRRRRGGREEEGDLEMPERKMKKKKEWKDPTVCSPLEAIHLTVAAKLLDDGSSDDEGSEPSSGGDDDDEEEEEDDDDDDDDDDDDDDDDDDAGGGDDD; translated from the exons aggtCTGGGGGGTGGAGATCCACACCTCtggggagatggaggtggcGAATGGCACTGACGTCAGGCTGAAGTGCACCTTCAGCTCCACCCACCCCGTCTCTCCCAGCTCCGTCACCGTCTCCTGGAACTTCAGACCGCTGGACCGTGCCTCGCGCGAGGAGTCG gtgTTCCACTACCAGCAGGAGCCGTACCCCCCTACAGAGGGTCGTTTCAAGGACCGGGTGTTGTGGTCCGGTGACGTCTCCAACAGCGACGCCTCCATCACCCTGCAGGCGGTGCCGCCCTCCTTCAACGGCACGTACACCTGCCAGGTGCGGAACCCCCCCGACGTCCACGGCGTCAACGGAGAGATCGTCCTCAAGGTCGTGAACAAAG TGGGCCTATCAGAGATGGCCTTGCTGGCGGCGATAGGCGGCGGGGCCTGCGCTGTGATCCTGCTCATGGTGGTGGTATACGTCCTGgtcaagaggaggaggcgggggggcagggaggaggagggggacctgGAGATGCctgagaggaagatgaagaagaagaaggagtggAAGGACCCCACAGTGTG CTCGCCTTTAGAAGCCATCCACCTGACCGTGGCGGCCAAGTTGCTGGACGACGGGAGCTCAGACGATGAAGGGTCTGAGCCCAGCAGTGGaggcgatgatgatgacgaggaagaggaagaggatgacgacgatgatgatgacgacgatgatgatgacgacgacgacgatgatgatgccGGGGGTGGTGACGATGATTAA
- the LOC132461434 gene encoding odorant receptor 131-2-like, whose amino-acid sequence MVPAPEGRLEAPSPMSQNGSEPQNSGVAAKAFVSMTPCLLCLYVNGVMLFSLGRRPGFLESSRYLLFGHLLLSDSLHLLVCVALYLVAVARARLGRLPCVFLLLLGDAVATAAPFTLALMSLERYVAVCLPLRHAGVSTPRRTGATLTVVWCVAAVDPVSELLYFLALDDRPNARQRTCQRKAALGRALFGRINTAFTAVYFLLVGGVILYTYVRILLAARSAAAGRSAAAAAAGSRASAARRTVLLHMLQLCLCLASTTFNAMSSLVMLSFGVVMARNVQYLLFLSLVIFPRVLNPLIYGLRDKAFRRVFTHYFLFGLRTHRKPLA is encoded by the exons ATGGTCCCAGCACCAGAAGGTCGTCTGGAAG CTCCGTCGCCCATGTCCCAGAACGGCTCGGAGCCGCAGAACTCGGGCGTGGCGGCGAAGGCGTTCGTCTCCATGACGCCCTGCCTGCTCTGCCTGTACGTCAACGGCGTCATGCTCTTCTCCCTCGGCCGGCGGCCCGGCTTCCTGGAGTCGTCACGCTACCTCCTCTTCGGCCACCTGCTCCTCTCCGACTCCCTCCACCTGCTGGTGTGCGTGGCGCTCTACCTGGTGGCCGTGGCGCGCGCCCGGCTCGGCCGCCTCCCGTGCgtcttcctgctgctgctgggcgacGCCGTGGCCACGGCCGCGCCCTTCACCCTGGCCCTGATGTCCCTCGAGCGCTACGTGGCCGTCTGCCTCCCGCTGAGGCACGCCGGCGTCTCCACGCCGCGCCGCACCGGCGCCACGCTGACGGTGGTGTGGTGCGTGGCGGCGGTGGACCCCGTCAGCGAGCTGCTGTACTTCCTGGCGCTGGACGACCGGCCGAACGCCCGGCAGCGGACCTGCCAGCGCAAGGCCGCGCTGGGCCGGGCGCTCTTCGGCCGCATCAACACGGCGTTCACCGCGGTCTACTTCCTGCTGGTGGGCGGCGTCATCCTGTACACCTACGTCCGCATCCTGTTGGCGGCGCGGTCGGCGGCGGCAGGgcggtcggcggcggcggcggcggcggggtcgCGGGCGAGCGCGGCACGCCGGACGGTGCTGCTGCACATGCTCCAGCTGTGCCTGTGCCTGGCCTCCACCACCTTCAACGCGATGAGCTCGCTGGTGATGCTGAGCTTCGGCGTCGTCATGGCGCGCAACGTCCAGTACctgctcttcctctcgctcGTCATCTTCCCCCGCGTGCTCAACCCGCTCATCTACGGCCTGCGGGACAAGGCCTTCCGCCGCGTCTTCACGCACTACTTCCTGTTCGGGCTCAGGACGCACAGGAAGCCACTCGCgtaa
- the ppme1 gene encoding protein phosphatase methylesterase 1: MSATNCKYFFQVFVRHHPLLARVKSKFTIEDVEVETNGGKDVFRLYCSGSRGPVLLLLHGGGHSALSWAVFTAVICGRINCRVVAMDLRGHGDTKVQDSEDLSAETMASDISKVVEVLYGDAPPPILMIGHSMGGAIAVHAAAANHIPSLLGLCVIDVVEGTAMEALNSMQSFLRSRPKTFKSLENAIEWSVKSGQIRNIESARVSMGGQVKKQEEQGRRAGETNTIGGGILEEEEEEEEQEGEEQSNSKRLKEEEQERQRSSVFEWRVDLSRTERFWTGWFRGLSALFLSCTSPKLLLLAGVDRLDKDLTIGQMQGKFQLQVLPQCGHAVHEDAPDKVADAIASFMVRHKFTDFKEGFLC; this comes from the exons ATGAGCGCCACCAACTGTAAATACTTCTTCCAAGTCTTCGTGAGACACCACCCCCTGCTGGCG cgagtcaaatcaaagttcacCATCGAGGACGTGGAGGTGGAGACCAACGGCGGGAAAGAC GTGTTCCGGCTGTACTGCAGCGGCTCCCGCGGGCCggtgctcctgctgctccacgGAGGAGGCCACTCCGCGCTGTCCTGGGCCGTCTTCACC GCGGTGATTTGTGGCCGGATCAACTGCAGGGTCGTTGCCATGGATCTGCGAGGTCACG GAGACACCAAGGTGCAGGACTCTGAAGACCTGTCCGCTGAGACCATGGCCAG TGACATCAGTAAGGTGGTGGAGGTTCTGTACGGGGATGCCCCGCCCCCCATCCTGATGATTGGACACAGCATGGGCGGGGCTATCGCCGTCCACGCGGCCGCAGCCAATCACATCCCGTCCCTGCTGGGCCTGTGTGTCATCGACGTGGTGGaag GCACCGCGATGGAGGCCCTCAACAGCATGCAGAGCTTTCTGCGGAGCCGTCCGAAGACCTTCAAGTCCTTGGAGAACGCCATTGAGTGGAG TGTGAAGAGCGGACAGATCCGGAACATCGAGTCAGCCCGCGTATCCATGGGGGGTCAGGTGAAGAA GCAGGAGGAGCAAGGCAGGAGGGCGGGGGAGACCAACACCATCGGAGGGGGGatcctggaggaggaagaggaggaggaagagcaggagggcGAGGAACAATCCAATAGCAAGCGGTTGAAGGAGGAAGAACAAGAG agACAGCGCAGCAGTGTGTTTGAGTGGCGGGTGGATCTCTCCAGGACTGAGCGGTTCTGGACCGGTTGGTTCAGAGGTCTGtcagccctcttcctctcctgcacCTCCCccaagctcctcctcctcgcag GAGTGGACCGGCTGGACAAAGACCTGACCATCGGACAGATGCAAG GGAAGTTCCAGCTCCAGGTCCTCCCTCAGTGTGGACACGCCGTCCACGAAGACGCCCCAGACAAG GTAGCAGATGCCATCGCTTCATTCATGGTCCGGCACAAATTCACTGACTTTAAGGAAGGCTTCCTATG CTAA